The nucleotide sequence TCATTCATCGCACGTCTGTCAGGAGCGTCTCTTACCTGCTGAAAGCACCAGACTTTTCTGCAGGTCCCGGAAATTCCAGACGCAAGGTGGATGCAGTTCCGCCGCCACCATTGCGTCTACAAATGTTGTCCGCGTCTAAAAACAGCGGCCCGCTCACTTACGCTCGGACTTCTCTTCCATGGTCAGGTCCACCTTTCCAGGTAGTGTCGTGCCGTTAATGACCAGGGTCAGCGGACCGACAATATGTGTCTTGGACGTATGGGAAACCGCCTGTCCCAGCTTGCGGTTGAACAGATGGGTGCTTTCGGAAGAGGTCACTTTCAGATCGCTCTGAGTGACTTGCAGCATCGGATTGCCGTTGATGCTGTAGTTGACGTCGAACACTTTGCCCGTGATTTTGTCGAGGGTTTCACCACCCTGTTCGACGGTCCCTTCGTATTCATACTTCGTCCGAAAGCTCATCACCTGTCCTGCACCCAGGTTGGTTTCGGATGACCGTTCCCAGGTATCCCCTTTCTTCACCGCTTCGCTCGGCAGGAACTCGAAAGCACGTTCAAAGGTCTTCTGAAGCGACTCGGGAGAAAAATGGCTCTTCGCTTCTTCGGACAGTTTGTCATATTCCCCCTCGGGTAGTTTGACGGACTTGACCTTGTTGTCAGCGTCCAGTTCGACCGAGACGGAAAGCCTGAAAGCGGCTCGAAAGATCTCCATCAGCGATTCCAATTGAGGAATCGCAGCTTTCTTATCGGGGTTGGCTGAATCAAATTGAACGGAGCCACCGGGAAAGATCACTTCACTCTGCAAGGACTCCAGTTTTTCTTCGACCTTCAAAGTGCCATCGGTCTCTCGTTGTCCAATTGACGAACGGGAAATTGCAAAGGACGTCGAAGTCGTGTCCACATCCATTCCCGCCAGAGTCAGTGTCTGTGTCGCCTTCGTGTCGCGGTGAACGACGGACTTACTCCCCTCTTCAAACTTCAACTTCAGATTGACTTCCTCTGCGCAGGCCAGCGAAGCAGAAAGAACGGCAGTCAATGTCGAGAGCACGAGCGTTCGGAGCATGATGGGACTTCCAATGCAATGGCATGGCGACCAAGCCGCGTCTCTGCGAGGAATCTCGAAGAAAGAACAACGCGTCTCAGTGAAATGTGAACAGCGGAACGAACCCGGAATCGGAGTGGATCAAAAAGAATTCCTTTTCAAAGACAGAATGTCAGTCTTCGCAAAATTTTCAAGCCTCCATCTCGTTTCGCATCGCCCCCCCTTTCAGAATCTCGGCGAATCTGGCCCCATCAACTGACGGGATTAAGGCCAACCGGTCGGCGAATTCACACGCGAGAGTGGAACTTCAGATGATCCATCAGGCTGGTTCGACAATCGAGCGCAGAACCTTGGCGACCCAATAGCTCTCCACAATTCCTTCACTCGCTATTTCGATAGTCAAACAAAATACATGAATAGACTCATTGACAATCAACGAGAAGACGATTAAAAGACGACTCATCTAGTAATTTATTTTCGTTCCTCAGCTTGACCTCAGGTCGCGAGGAGAGAGAGCCTTCCACACGAAAAGGCTCAATTTCTCAGGTCACAAAGTCAACGTCAGAGCAGTTTTGCCAGAAAGCCTGACGCACAAACCCGACTCTACTGATGATATTTCTTGCGGGTTTTGAACGCCCGCCTCATGCCGCTGGCGCTGGATCGCGGTTCTCACCAGCGTTCCTTCTGTCGCTGCACGTCCCTGTCGCCCGGTACGCCTGGGCATAGAAAGAAGCACACCATGCCCCCGCAGGATTTCGATTCCACATTCCGATCCCTCCTCGTAGATCAAGTCGATGCTGTCCCGGAACTAAGACCAGGAGCGACGCGACGTCACCACGGTCGCCACCAATCCGGGTTTACCCTGATCGAACTTCTGGTCGTGATTGCGATCATCGCAGTCCTGATTGCATTACTGCTGCCCGCAGTGCAACAAGCACGTGAAGCCGCTCGAAGAACACAGTGCAAAAACAATCTCAAACAGATTGCCCTGGGAATTCACAACTACAATGAGACGTACGGCAGCCTCCCCATCGGGCATCAGTACCTCGGCGGATTCGATGGCAACTGGGCAGACAACAAGGGGGGCTCTGGATTTGGCTGGGGCTGGTCCATTCTTCCCTTCATTGACCAGGGACCGCTGTTCAACTCGTTTAATTCATCGCAGCAAGCGGCCGAAACCGCACCGACGACTCCCGGGGGCACCCTATCGAACGCACTGCTGTGCCAGACCGTGATCGCCATAATCAGTTGCCCATCCGACGCCAAGCCGTCCCAGGGGAAGGACATTCCGACTACAAATCTCGATGATGGTGCGATCCCCAGGAATGCCACCAGTAGTTATCAGGGGAGCGCCGCCTCATTTGATGGATGGTCGGGCGATGCTGCCGGAAATTTCGCTAACCTGCAACAGTGGAACGGTGCCTTCGGACGCTCCAACAGCGGTGCTCGTCGCCTGCACGAGTTCACCGACGGGACTTCCAACACGTTCCTGGTCGGTGAAACGAAGTACCAGGGGATGGATTCCAGTGGCGGCAACCGCTCGCGCTGGTACGCCGCTGTCGACGGAACGCCGGGTGCCGCCAAAGGGGCCTCTGGCGCAACCAACGCATTGATGGACGATGGGCAATGGGCCATGAACTGGACTGCGGCACAGGGAAATCCCCAGCCCCATCGCACGGCCGGAAGTGCCCACACGGGTGGTGCCCAGTTTGCCATGAGCGATGGCTCCGTCCGCTTTGTCAGTGAGCAAATTCACCATACATCGCGAGCGTGGATCCCGACAGACCCCTTCGATCACGCGAACAACGGTAGAGCATTTGGACTCTACCAGCGCCTTTACGCCATCGCCGATGGTCTGGTGTTGAGTGAGTTCTGATCACACCGAATGACTACCACCGGTGAACTCATCGAGTGACAACCAGGTCGGGTGACGACGCGACAGTGTCCTCACCCGGCGGAGTCTGCCTCATAGGGCTTCGCCGTCTCAATCTACACAAACTTCGTGCGGGAACCGTGTCGTGACAAGCAAAAAAACAAAGCGATCGATCGCAGTGATCTGGAGCATCTCAGCAGTTCTCATTACGGTATCTTGCCTGGGCTGCAGTCGAGGCCCGAAGATCGCCTCAGTCCGTGGCACCGTCACCCTGGACGGTGAGCCACTGCCCTACGCTGCGGTCGTCTTCAATCCTGAAAATGGTCGGCCAGCCGGTGCAACGACCGACGAGAACGGCGAATACGCTCTCAATTTCACGCAAGGCCGCGAGGGAGCCCTGATTGGGGAGCATCGGGTCATCATCACCACGCGGCGAGATCCCTGGAAAGATCCGAACGGAGAAGTCCACCCCAGCTCCAGTGAAAAACTCCCGACAAAATACAACACTCAGTCGACCTTGACGTTCACTGTTGAGCCAGGCAAGACGAATGTCGCTGACTTCGACCTGGAATCGTCCGCCCCAGAATCGCAAGCCTCGCGTAAGCCAGGAGCCCGACGATGAGCCGCATGACCTCCTTATCGAGTTTTAGCGTTCTGCTACTGTCTGCCTTCGTATTTCCGTGCCCGTCGCGGTCCGCAGAACAACCTCGGCGCCCGAATATCGTCATTATCTTTGCCGACGACTGGGGACGACACGCTGGAGCCTACGCACGCCTCGACGGACCCGGGACCGTCAACGACGTGGTCAGGACCCCGAATTTCGATCGTATCGCGGGGGAGGGCGTCCTCTTCCGACGTGCTTTCGTTTCCTCCCCCAGTTGCACCCCAAGTCGAAGTGCACTCGTCTCGGGACAGCACTTCTGGCGCACCGGTCGTGGATCAGTGCTGCGTGGAGAATGGGATGGATCCAGTCCCGCATTTCCGCTGTTGCTACGCGATGCTGGCTATCGGATTGGAAAGTCGCACAAAGTCTGGACCCCCGGCACCCCTTCCGACGCCCCCTTCGGTGGCCAGCAATTCGCCTACGAGGCAGCAGGTCGCCGCTTCAACAATTTTTCCGAGAACGCGTCGAAACTTGTCGCCGAAGGAAAAACGGTCGAAGCAGCGAAAGCAGAACTCTTCGATGAAGTACGGGCAAATTTTGACACGTTCCTCAACAACCGCGGCAGCGACCAACCTTTCACTTACTGGTTTGGGCCGACCAATGTCCATCGAAAGTGGACGAAAGGATCGGGCAAAGCATTGTGGGGGCTGAACCCGGACGACCTCGCAGGAAAGCTTCCGCCATTCCTGCCGGATGTCCCTGAGGTCCGGGAAGATCTGGCAGATTATTTCGGAGAAATCGCCGCCCTTGACGGCGCGATTGGCCTGATTGTTGAACGACTCGAGCAAATCGGTGAGCTGGACAATACGCTGTTGATCATCAGTGGCGACCACGGCGCCCCGGGCTTCCCACATGGGAAGTGCAACCTGTACGACTTCGGAACGCAAGTCCCACTCCTGGTCCGCTGGGGTGGCGCCCCCGGCGGTCGTGTCGTCGATGATCTGATCAGTCTGACGGACATCGCACCAACGGTACTTGAATTGGCCGGGTTGCCCATCCCCGAAGTGATGACGGGTCGCAGCCTGGTAAGGATTTTGAAGGGTGACAAGTCGGGACAGGTTGATCCGCAGCGTACGGCCATCTACACCGGAAGAGAGCGCCACGTCGACAGTGCTCGTGCTGACTACATGCCATATCCGCAACGTGCGATTCGCACGCACGATTATCTCTACATTGTCAACTTTCGGCCTGATCGCTGGCCGCTGGGCGACCCTCACCGGTTGGACGGAGATCAGCCTCCGACGGTCGAAGAGGTGACGGAAAATACTCGGATTACGCTGGCCGATGAAGACGCCGGCCCCACCAAAGCCTGGCTGGTGAGTCAGCGTCGCTCTCCACGTTGGAAGGCTCACTTCGACTGGGTCTATGGTAAACGTCCGCGGGAAGAATTGTATGACCTCCGCCAGGACCCCCATCAGGTTAAGAACGTCGCGAATGACGCGGAATACGCGAATGCCCGCGCCACACTGGAGCGTCAGCTTTTGCAGGAACTGCAGCAGACTGGCGATCCCCGTCTGATCGATGAAGGATCCTATTTCGAAACTCCACCCGTCGGTGGACCACCTGTCACCCCAGCCGACCGCTGACACGGAGTTCTCTCTCATGACAAAGACCAGCCTCTCCCTCTCGCTCGCACTCATGCTCGTAATCGACGTGTCCATGTCGATCGCCGCCGACCTCCCTTCGCGCCCCAATATCCTGTTCGTCATCTTTGACGACTGGGGAGGAAGCCGGCATTCCGGTGTTGCCGGGTGCCAGTGGATTAAGACACCCAACTTCGATCGGATTGCACGCGAAGGGATTCTCTTTGCCAACGCCTTCACCTCGAATCCTAAGTGCAGTCCCTGCCGGGCAAGCATTCTGACGGGCCGTAATACCTGGCAACTTCGCGAGGCTGTGTCACACAATGGTAATTTCCCGTCGGGATTTGAAACTTTTCCCGACCTGCTCGAACGATCGGGTTACACGATCGGCTATACGGGGAAAGGCTGGGGTCCGGGCGACTTCAGGGCGAGTGGCCGCACTCGAAATCCCGTCGGTCCTGTTTACGACAAACTCAAGCAGGAATCCCCCACGACCGGAATCAACAAGAACGACTATGCAGGGAACTTTGACGACTTTCTGCAGCAGCGACCGGCCGACAAGCCGTTTTTCTTCTGGATTGGTTTCCATGAACCGCACCGCGCGTACGAGTGGGATACGGGAGCAAGGTCGGGTAAATCGCTCGATTCTGTGAACGTCCCTACCTACCTCCCAGACACCGAGATTGTCCGACGCGATTTACTGGACTACGCACT is from Schlesneria sp. DSM 10557 and encodes:
- a CDS encoding DUF6263 family protein, which encodes MLRTLVLSTLTAVLSASLACAEEVNLKLKFEEGSKSVVHRDTKATQTLTLAGMDVDTTSTSFAISRSSIGQRETDGTLKVEEKLESLQSEVIFPGGSVQFDSANPDKKAAIPQLESLMEIFRAAFRLSVSVELDADNKVKSVKLPEGEYDKLSEEAKSHFSPESLQKTFERAFEFLPSEAVKKGDTWERSSETNLGAGQVMSFRTKYEYEGTVEQGGETLDKITGKVFDVNYSINGNPMLQVTQSDLKVTSSESTHLFNRKLGQAVSHTSKTHIVGPLTLVINGTTLPGKVDLTMEEKSERK
- a CDS encoding DUF1559 domain-containing protein encodes the protein MPPQDFDSTFRSLLVDQVDAVPELRPGATRRHHGRHQSGFTLIELLVVIAIIAVLIALLLPAVQQAREAARRTQCKNNLKQIALGIHNYNETYGSLPIGHQYLGGFDGNWADNKGGSGFGWGWSILPFIDQGPLFNSFNSSQQAAETAPTTPGGTLSNALLCQTVIAIISCPSDAKPSQGKDIPTTNLDDGAIPRNATSSYQGSAASFDGWSGDAAGNFANLQQWNGAFGRSNSGARRLHEFTDGTSNTFLVGETKYQGMDSSGGNRSRWYAAVDGTPGAAKGASGATNALMDDGQWAMNWTAAQGNPQPHRTAGSAHTGGAQFAMSDGSVRFVSEQIHHTSRAWIPTDPFDHANNGRAFGLYQRLYAIADGLVLSEF
- a CDS encoding carboxypeptidase-like regulatory domain-containing protein; protein product: MTSKKTKRSIAVIWSISAVLITVSCLGCSRGPKIASVRGTVTLDGEPLPYAAVVFNPENGRPAGATTDENGEYALNFTQGREGALIGEHRVIITTRRDPWKDPNGEVHPSSSEKLPTKYNTQSTLTFTVEPGKTNVADFDLESSAPESQASRKPGARR
- a CDS encoding sulfatase; this translates as MSRMTSLSSFSVLLLSAFVFPCPSRSAEQPRRPNIVIIFADDWGRHAGAYARLDGPGTVNDVVRTPNFDRIAGEGVLFRRAFVSSPSCTPSRSALVSGQHFWRTGRGSVLRGEWDGSSPAFPLLLRDAGYRIGKSHKVWTPGTPSDAPFGGQQFAYEAAGRRFNNFSENASKLVAEGKTVEAAKAELFDEVRANFDTFLNNRGSDQPFTYWFGPTNVHRKWTKGSGKALWGLNPDDLAGKLPPFLPDVPEVREDLADYFGEIAALDGAIGLIVERLEQIGELDNTLLIISGDHGAPGFPHGKCNLYDFGTQVPLLVRWGGAPGGRVVDDLISLTDIAPTVLELAGLPIPEVMTGRSLVRILKGDKSGQVDPQRTAIYTGRERHVDSARADYMPYPQRAIRTHDYLYIVNFRPDRWPLGDPHRLDGDQPPTVEEVTENTRITLADEDAGPTKAWLVSQRRSPRWKAHFDWVYGKRPREELYDLRQDPHQVKNVANDAEYANARATLERQLLQELQQTGDPRLIDEGSYFETPPVGGPPVTPADR